The following are from one region of the Anguilla rostrata isolate EN2019 chromosome 7, ASM1855537v3, whole genome shotgun sequence genome:
- the LOC135259837 gene encoding arg8-vasotocin receptor-like — protein sequence MYFPVSVLLYSGTVGNFADDNQSLRLGPMEDPVMRNVDNGSAARNDSDPFGRNEEVAKIEIAVLSITLVVAVIGNLCVLLAMYNTKKKMSRMHLFIKHLSLADLVVAFFQVLPQLCWEITFRFYGPDFLCRIVKHLQVLGMFASTYMMVMMTLDRYIAICHPLKTLQQPTRRSYVMIVSTWVCSLVLSSPQYFIFSLSEIKNGSDVYDCWGHFIEPWGVRAYITWITISIFVIPVAILVICYGFICHSIWKNIKYKTKKSAPGPKSKNDLIGKSAVSSITTISRAKLRTVKMTFVIVLAYVVCWAPFFLVQMWSVWDENFLWDESESTAVTLSALLASLNSCCNPWIYMIFSGHLLQDFAQCFPCCQKIKHSFKKEDSDSSTRRTTLLTKITTRSPTCSSGTWKDFDNSPKLATLIPTES from the exons ATGTACTTTCCTGTCAGCGTACTCCTCTACTCCGGAACCGTAGGGAATTTCGCCGATGACAACCAGTCCCTGAGACTTGGCCCCATGGAAGACCCGGTCATGAGAAACGTTGATAATGGCAGCGCCGCGAGAAACGACAGCGACCCATTCGGAAGGAATGAAGAAGTTGCGAAGATAGAGATCGCAGTTCTGAGCATCACCTTGGTCGTGGCCGTTATCGGCAACCTGTGCGTTTTGTTAGCCATGtacaacacaaagaaaaaaatgtctcgGATGCACCTGTTCATCAAACATCTGAGCCTGGCCGATTTGGTGGTCGCTTTCTTCCAGGTCTTGCCTCAGCTTTGTTGGGAAATCACCTTTCGCTTTTACGGACCCGACTTTCTGTGCAGAATAGTCAAACACCTGCAGGTGCTGGGCATGTTTGCCTCAACCTACATGATGGTCATGATGACTCTGGACCGATACATCGCCATTTGCCACCCTCTGAAAACACTTCAACAGCCCACCCGAAGATCATATGTCATGATTGTGAGTACGTGGGTGTGCAGTCTGGTGCTAAGCTCTCCGCAGTACTTCATATTTTCACTGAGCGAAATCAAGAACGGGTCCGACGTGTACGACTGCTGGGGGCACTTCATCGAACCGTGGGGCGTTAGGGCTTACATTACCTGGATAACAATTAGTATTTTTGTCATCCCGGTCGCCATTCTGGTGATCTGTTATGGTTTCATTTGCCACAGCATCTGGAAGAACATCAAGTACAAAACCAAAAAGAGCGCACCGGGACCCAAGTCTAAAAACGATCTGATTGGCAAGTCCGCCGTAAGCAGTATCACCACGATATCCAGAGCGAAGCTGAGAACAGTCAAAATGACTTTTGTGATAGTCCTGGCGTACGTCGTGTGCTGGGCTCCTTTTTTCCTCGTGCAGATGTGGTCGGTTTGGGACGAGAACTTTTTATGGGACG AGTCGGAGAGCACCGCAGTCACGCTGTCGGCGCTGCTCGCCAGCCTGAACAGCTGCTGCAACCCCTGGATCTACATGATCTTTAGCGGCCACCTCCTCCAAGACTTCGCCCAATGTTTCCCCTGctgtcagaaaataaaacacagtttcAAAAAGGAGGATTCGGACAGCAGCACCCGGAGAACCACGCTCCTCACCAAAATTACAACCAGGAGTCCCACCTGCAGTTCCGGTACCTGGAAAGATTTCGACAACTCCCCCAAATTAGCCACATTAATACCGACAGAGTCCTGA